In Microbacterium sp. ABRD28, the genomic stretch GGCACGACACGTGTGGCCGGCACCTCGTAGCTGCCGCGGCCGCTCTGACGCACCCAGCCGGTCGCGACGAGCTGGCGGAGGTGGTGGTGGAGCTGGCCGGTGGTCCCGAGATCGTCGAGGGTGGCGAGGTCGGCCGTGGTGTGACGGCCGGCGAGGATCTGCCGCAGCAGTTCGAGGCGGACCGGATGCCCCAGCGCGGCGAGCGTGGCGGCGTGGGCGGACCACTCCGCAGCGAGGAGCCCCTCGGCGCCGAAACCCTGCTGCCAGACCACGTCGCCGCCGCCGCCGGGCAGGCGGACCGAACCGACGAGCATCACCGCACCGTCGGTGGTGCTCGGGTGGTCGGCGAGGCGGGCCTGAAGTCCATGGAGGGCCCAGAAGGTCTCGGGGTCGAGGCCGGGGCCGGGGCCGGGGGCCTGGGCGTCGCCGGGCGCGGGGGCCGGGGCGGCCGGGGCGCCGGGCGCCGCGGGGGCGGCTTCGGCTTCTAGAGCGGTGAGGCGAGCGGCGAGCGCAGCGACCTCCTGGCGCAGATCATCGAGCGCGGTCGCATCCATTCTTCAATACTACGTACTTACGTAGTATTCATCACCGTCTGTCGGAGACGAACGGCAGTGACGCGTCGATGATCCGCTGGAGAAGGGAGACCGCCGTCGACCGACGGGCGACGCCGGCGGGTCCGGTCGCGGCGGTGAGCGCGTCGGCGTAGGCCCCGACGGCCAGGTCGGCATCGGCCGACCGCGCCGAGGAGGAACTGTCGCCGATGGGGGTCGCGACGAGATCGGCGCACCGGCGGATCGCGACGGCGAGCGCGCCACGCGCCTCGAGTCCGACCGCGGCATCCTTCTCGCGGTCGAGCGCGGAGAGGACATCGGCGAGGTCGCGGCTGTAGAACGCGATGCGCTCGAGCGCGCGCATCCGCTGCAGATTCTCGCGCTGCTCGGCGCGGTGCCGGCGACCCCGCGGGTTGCCGCGCAGGCTCTCGTCGGCCTCGCGCACCTCCTCATGGACGTCGGCGATGACGGCGTCGAGGCCGGCGTCGGGCTCGGACACCTCGGCCGCGTCGATGTTCCCCTCGGCCACACGGTCTGCGAGCACGCGCAGGAGCTGGGCGATCTCGTCGCGCAGCTCCGACAGTCGTCCGCTCGCGGTGTCGAGGTAGACCGGCGGCACGATCAAGACGTTGATGACCACCCCGACGAGCACCCCGAAGCCCACCGTCAGCAGGTATGACACCGAGAAGTCGTCGGCCTGCGAACCGCTCAGCAGCAGCACGAACAGCGCCGCGATCGCCACCCACTCCCGGCCGACACCCAGCGCACGGATGCCGCCGATGATCACCCCGATCGCGATGACGAGGGCGAGCGTCAGCACGGCGGGAAGCCCTGCGAACAGGGCCACGATGCCGAGGAGACCGAGGCCGATGCCGACGGCGAGTCCGAGCAGTGCCTGCGCACCTGACCTCGCAGACGCTGCGACCGTCGGATACATGCTCACCAGCACGCCCAGCGGCGCGTAGTAGGAGTACTGGTCCTCGGTCGGCAGCAGGGGCGCGAGCACCCACGCCAGCGCACAGCCGATCGCCGTCTTGGCGGCCATGAGGAGCCGCGGGGGTGCGGTCATCTCCCGCCACCAGTGCGCGGAGACCTCCGAGACGCGTTGTGCCATGGGGTGCCTCATTCCGGGGGGCGAGGGGGGCATCACTGCTCGCGACTGTAGGCGAGCGCCGGGCCTCACTCAACGGCGTCCCCGACCCGGCCGGGGGCGGTTACTCTCGCGACCCGCCCCCACCGAGCTCAGCGCGGGGCAGCGCGGCTATGCGTCTCGCTCGACGGCGAGCCAGAGCTCGGCACGGCCGGAGTCGCCGTCATCCGACCGCTCATGCACCGCGAGGATCTCGGGTGCTGCGACCGTCCGATACGGATGCGAGGGGAACCAGTCGCCGTAGGCGTCGGCCCACACCTGCTGGAGCGCATCGAAGAAGCCGGTCTCGGCCGCCACGTCGAACACCACCCACGTCTGTGCGGGCACCTCGAGCGTGTCGAACGACTCCGGGATGTCGCCTGCCGGCCGCCGGGTCGCGACCCCGTAGACGTAGTGGAACTCGCTGCCGTCCGCGCGATCCGGCGCG encodes the following:
- a CDS encoding winged helix-turn-helix domain-containing protein; this translates as MDATALDDLRQEVAALAARLTALEAEAAPAAPGAPAAPAPAPGDAQAPGPGPGLDPETFWALHGLQARLADHPSTTDGAVMLVGSVRLPGGGGDVVWQQGFGAEGLLAAEWSAHAATLAALGHPVRLELLRQILAGRHTTADLATLDDLGTTGQLHHHLRQLVATGWVRQSGRGSYEVPATRVVPLLAVIAGAER
- a CDS encoding FUSC family protein is translated as MAQRVSEVSAHWWREMTAPPRLLMAAKTAIGCALAWVLAPLLPTEDQYSYYAPLGVLVSMYPTVAASARSGAQALLGLAVGIGLGLLGIVALFAGLPAVLTLALVIAIGVIIGGIRALGVGREWVAIAALFVLLLSGSQADDFSVSYLLTVGFGVLVGVVINVLIVPPVYLDTASGRLSELRDEIAQLLRVLADRVAEGNIDAAEVSEPDAGLDAVIADVHEEVREADESLRGNPRGRRHRAEQRENLQRMRALERIAFYSRDLADVLSALDREKDAAVGLEARGALAVAIRRCADLVATPIGDSSSSARSADADLAVGAYADALTAATGPAGVARRSTAVSLLQRIIDASLPFVSDRR